A segment of the Sphingobacterium oryzagri genome:
AAGATGGCAACCCGATCGGATCTGGCGCTTATCCTTACGATAATGTGTTGTTTTGGCTGAATCGGGATCCTCGATTTGCGGCGACAATCGCTTACAACGGCAGTAGCTGGCCACTCAATGGCGACGCTAACAGGAGACAGTGGACTTACGTAGGTGCGCAAAGCGAAACAAACCTGCGCGGGGTGTATTGCAAGCGCTTTACCACGGCCGATCTTGCACAAGGGGGCGTAAATTATTCAAACAACATCGGCGGAAATGGCATGGATTGGATTGAGCTACGTCTTCCGGAGATCATGTTAAACTATGCCGACTGTGCTAACGAGACGGGCAACGTAGCGCTTGCCAAAGAGATGGTTCGTAAAATCAGAATACGCGCCGGTATCGAGCAAGGAAGCGGTGCAAACGATTATGGCCTTGGATCGGTAAATTCCACGGCGGGTGTGCGTGATTTAATCATGAATGAGCGTATGGTAGAATTTGCATTCGAAAACAAGCGGCATGCTGATTTGCGTCGCACGCGCCGTATGCACTTGTTAACAGGCAATATGCAAACCATTCAGATTGATGTGGTAGATGGCAATAGAACACGCGCGACTTTAGAAGCGATTGTGCCGAGTACCGGGTTGCGTTTTAGAGAAACATTGAATATCAATAACCGAACGGTTTATCAAACGTATTTTAGAGCCTACACGCTCAATACGCCTAACTACGGTCCTTATGCTATTCCGGAATTTCATTATTTCTACACCTTTCACAACGATTTTGTAAACAAGGGAGCCAACATCGAGCCTACGATAGGCTGGGCCGGAGGAACATTCGATCCTTTAGATAATTAATAGGGATAGTCGTCAATAACTTAATATTGAATAAAATGAAAACAAAAAACAGACAACGGCTGCTGTGGCTTTTTCTGGCGGTGGGCATAGTAAGCGCTTGTAAAAAGGAAACAGACAATATTTTTACGATGTTTAGAGATGTGCATGTAACATTTAATGGCAACCATCCGCTAAGCGTGACCGATTATAAATTGGTAAATGACGGCGATAGTGTATATGTGGATTACACCATCATGTCCGACAACAAAGATATGTATACGGTGGTGGTAGAGAAGGTGGGCGGCGCGCAAGGAAACGGTCCGGAACGAACAAATAACGTCGTTTCAGAAGAATCTGAACGGAGAAGCTATTCCCGGGTTATCAAACTTAAAATGCAGCGCGACGGAAAAACTTCCTACCGCATCTATGCCTTAGATCGGTTTGGAACCTATATTGGCGATGGATATAAAAAAGTGACCATCGAAGTTAATCCAAGCTACATGGTTTACGCCGATAGGCGCATCTATTCGCCGGATAGTGTGGAAAAAGTATTACCCTCTTTTTTCTCGTTGAGGCGTGCAGAAGCCTTCAGTTACCAAAATGGGCAGGCCAATGCAGCAGACATCGATTTTGGCATTTGGAGAAAAGTGACCACCGTGAATGGCAATCCGGTGTATACCTATAACTATTATTCGTTGACAGCATCTCCCAATCCTTTTCCGATCTATGATATTTCTAGCTGGCAAAAGCGAGACACAAAATTCAGCGCACCGGTAAAAGGAGGAACAAATACATTTCTTTATAATTTGGTTTCGGCCTCGACTATTGAAGCACAAGCTAAAACACGCTCGCTGAATGTGAAGTCCACCGATTATTCGACACCTGCCGACGGCTTAGCTGCCGGAAATCTCGTTTATTTTTTAACGCCGGAGGGCAAATATGGTGTTTTACACGTCAACCAGGTGACCGACGATTTGCAAAAACGACCTTACTTAAATGTTAGCATAAAAATACAGAACTAGATTACTTTATTCCCAGGCAGTGCGCACTGCCTGGGATACTTTTTCAACAGAAAATCGACGAACATTAACCGGTCAATTTTCTATACGATACTGTGCTGGGATTGTCGTGAAGAGCCTATTTTATGGTATTTAGACAGCTAAAATGATACAATAGCTAGAGAAAATAATATAACTATCTGCCTCCGTTTTTAGCTATGTTTGTAATAGCGATAAAGACCATATTTTTAGAAAATTGAAAGCTATTTAGCGACAGGCTTTCAAACTAAATACTTTATCAACAGCTTTATAAGCCTTATTATTCGCATTTACGTTGGGAAATTTTATTCTACATACTAGTTCGTGTCCTAAAAAATGGTTGTTCCTTTTTTTTGTCATTCTTTGTGCAGCTTTTCCGGCTATTGCACAGAAGCAACCATCGCCCATAAGCCTACAAAAAGAGGGCAAGCTGAGCTATGCTGCAGATGATCAAGGCAACCGAATTCCAGATTTTTCTTACGCAGGTTATGCCGGTGGCGATCAGGCTATTCCGGATGTTCCCGTTCAAATCGTCGTTCCGTTAAAAGCTGGAGACGCTAGTCTGCGCATACAGCGGGCGGTAGATTACGTTTCGCAACTACCGATCAATAAGCATGGATTTCGTGGCGCTGTACTTTTACAAGCCGGCACGTATACGATTGGCACTGCCATTAAGATTGCACATTCAGGAGTAGTTATTCGGGGCGCCGGTTTTACAGCGGGCGGAACCACGCTGCATGGCGAAGGCGTAGATCGCGCCGCTATGATACAGATCAAAGGTACAGACAATCGCCTATACAGCAATCAGCAAGAAATTATAGATCAATATGTTCCGGTCAATGCCTTTTCATTCGCGGTAAACGACGCTTCAGGTTTTAGTGTTGGCGATCTTTTACAAATCGTCCGCCCTTCTACAGAAGAATGGATTAAAGCGCTGGGTACTGATCATTTTGGTGGCGGCATTACCTCATTAGGATGGAAGCCCAATCAGCGTAACGTGACTTGGCATCGCCGCATCGTCGCGATAAAAGGGAATACGCTACATTTCGATGCGCCGATCACGACCGCGTTAGACAAAGCTTACGGCGTGAGCACCGTGAAAAAATGTGTGTGGACAGGTCGTATCGAACAGGTCGGCATAGAAAATATAGCGTTGGAATCAGCTGTTGATCCTTCAAACGCTAAAGATGAAGACCATCGTTGGATGGGGATCACCGTTGAACATGCGACCAACGTGTGGCTGCGCCGTTTGCAGTTCAAACATTTTGCAGGCTCAGCAGTCTACGCATTGCCTACTGCGAGTAAACTCACGTTAGAAGATTGTTTGTCGCTTGCGCCCGTATCGGAAATTGGCGGTCAGCGCCGCTATACCTTCTATACGAAAGGCGAGCAAACGCTATTTCAACGTTTGTACGCAGAAAATGGCTATCACGATTTTGCGGTAGGCTATCTTGCCGCAGGACCAAATGTTTTTGTGCAATGTCAGGCAGTAGAGCCTTACAGCTTTAGTGGCGCCATCGATAGCTGGTCGTCGGGAAGCCTCTTTGATATTGTCGATATAGATGGACAGGCATTAAGTCTGAAAAATCGTGGACAAGACGGACAGGGCGCCGGCTGGACAGCGGCAAACAGCGTCTTGTGGCAATGCAGCGCAGCGCTGGTGGAATGTTTTCAACCACCGACGGCACAAAATTGGGCCTTCGGCATCTGGGCGCAATTTCAAGGCGATGGTTTTTGGGATCAATCTAACGAACATATCAGACCGAGAAGCCTTTACTATGCACAGCTCGCAGATCGGCTTGGCGATAAAGTAGAAGAGCGTGCTATCCTGATGCCCGCCTTAGGCGAGGCATCGAGCAGTCCGTCTGTTGCCGTTGCTCTCGAATTGACCCAGCAGTCGAAGACAGTTCCGCTACAATTGAAAGATTTTATCGCGCAGGCCGAAGATAGACAACAGCTTGATATCAAGCAGCAAGGAATAAAAACAGTAGACCAACTGCCGATCGTTAAAAAGCCGGCAGTGGCTCGCGCCGCCGATATGTTGGTGAATAAAGGCTGGTTGGTTCGCGGCCATGCGGTGCTCGTGGGAAAGAAAGCAGATATCGCCTGGTGGAATGGTAGTGCTCGTCCGCACGGTGTAGAAAAATCAAAAGCACATATCACGCGTTTTGTGCCCGGTGAGGAAGGGATCGGCTTGACGGATAACCTTGCGGAAACCGCAGATACTATGCTGGCAAGCCATACCTTAAGCATGGATCATAATTATGGCTTGTGGTATGATCGTCGCCGCGACGATCACGAACGTATCCGTCGCATGGACGGAGAAGTGTGGCCGCCATTTTATGAATTGCCTTTTGCACGCAGCGGACAAGGATTGGCTTACGATGGCTTATCAAAATATGACCTGACGAAGTATAACAAGTTTTACTGGAATAGGCTGAAACAGTTTGCCGATATAGCCGACGAAAAAGGACTGGTATTAATTCATCAAAACTATTTCCAACATAATATTATCGAAGCAGGCGCTCATTATGCGGACTTTCCGTGGCGTACGGCCAACAATATCAATGAAGTAGGCTTTCCCGAGCCGGTGCCCTACGCAGGAGACAAGCGTATCTTTATGGCTGAACAATTTTATGATACACAGCAACCGGTGCGCCGTGCGCTTCACCGTGCCTATATCCGTCAATGTTTAGCAAATTTTAAGGATAACACGGGTGTTATCCAGATGATAAGTGCCGAATATACCGGTCCACAGCACTTTGTGGAGTTTTGGCTAGATGTTATCAGCGAGTGGAAGCAAGAGACAGGCAAACAGCCCATCATCGCACTAAGCAGCACCAAAGATGTGCAAGATGCGATTCTGGCTGATCCAATCCGCGCGAAAGCTGTTCAGGTGATTGACATTCGGTACTGGCACT
Coding sequences within it:
- a CDS encoding DUF6298 domain-containing protein produces the protein MFLFFVILCAAFPAIAQKQPSPISLQKEGKLSYAADDQGNRIPDFSYAGYAGGDQAIPDVPVQIVVPLKAGDASLRIQRAVDYVSQLPINKHGFRGAVLLQAGTYTIGTAIKIAHSGVVIRGAGFTAGGTTLHGEGVDRAAMIQIKGTDNRLYSNQQEIIDQYVPVNAFSFAVNDASGFSVGDLLQIVRPSTEEWIKALGTDHFGGGITSLGWKPNQRNVTWHRRIVAIKGNTLHFDAPITTALDKAYGVSTVKKCVWTGRIEQVGIENIALESAVDPSNAKDEDHRWMGITVEHATNVWLRRLQFKHFAGSAVYALPTASKLTLEDCLSLAPVSEIGGQRRYTFYTKGEQTLFQRLYAENGYHDFAVGYLAAGPNVFVQCQAVEPYSFSGAIDSWSSGSLFDIVDIDGQALSLKNRGQDGQGAGWTAANSVLWQCSAALVECFQPPTAQNWAFGIWAQFQGDGFWDQSNEHIRPRSLYYAQLADRLGDKVEERAILMPALGEASSSPSVAVALELTQQSKTVPLQLKDFIAQAEDRQQLDIKQQGIKTVDQLPIVKKPAVARAADMLVNKGWLVRGHAVLVGKKADIAWWNGSARPHGVEKSKAHITRFVPGEEGIGLTDNLAETADTMLASHTLSMDHNYGLWYDRRRDDHERIRRMDGEVWPPFYELPFARSGQGLAYDGLSKYDLTKYNKFYWNRLKQFADIADEKGLVLIHQNYFQHNIIEAGAHYADFPWRTANNINEVGFPEPVPYAGDKRIFMAEQFYDTQQPVRRALHRAYIRQCLANFKDNTGVIQMISAEYTGPQHFVEFWLDVISEWKQETGKQPIIALSSTKDVQDAILADPIRAKAVQVIDIRYWHYQADGSAYEPKGGQNLAPRQHARLLKPKKTSMEQVYRAVAEYRTKYPDKAVLYHGDNYPEMAWAVFMAGGSMANIPKVADPKFLQEAADMSAVVEQDTWMLKSPSAAIVYQSKTTDLELDLSAWKGTYKIVHIHPKTGEVLKTETRRPGKKIAIKKDSNGPEILWITKT